A region of the Acidobacteriota bacterium genome:
CATCCGGGCACGATAGAATTCCGCCGAATGGGAGACTCACGATCCACGGTGCTTGCGGCGACATCAACCTGTCACGGTTGGATCCACGTCTGCGAGTTGAGCGTTCCGGCCGTGCTTCTGGCGATCCAGGCCGACTTCGGTGTCGGGGACCTGGAGATGGGTCGCGTCGTTGCGCTGTACACGATGCTGTTTGGGGTCGGTTCGTTGCCGGCGGGACTTCTGGTCGATCGCTTCGGCTCGCGGTTCATGCTTCTGGCCTGCATGTTCGGCGCGGGTCTCTCGCTGGCAGCGATGGCACTCAGTCACGACCTGATAACGTTCACCGCATCTGCGGCGGTCATGGGTGCCGCCCTCAGTATTTACCATCCGGCGGGGACCACCTGGATCTCTCACGCACTCCCTCAGAGCGGACGCATCTTCGCCTGGCATGGCATGGCCGGCAATACGGGGGTCGCACTGGCATCTTTGATCGTCGGTGGGCTGGGTTGGAAGTTCGGCTGGAGAACGGCCTTCGGTGTGCTCGCCATCGTCTCCATCCTGATCGGTTTCTGGCTGACGACTATCGGAACGACCGGCCGGACGCACTCGCGAATCGGCTCTCTCCGCGCGCCACGCTATGCCGCGATCATCGCGTTGCTGGTCGGAATCGGTTTTACCGGCATGGTCTATCGCGGAATGACGACGTTTCTGCCGAAGCTGTTCGCGCAGCGGATGACCGACGTGGCAGATCGCGGCGTTCTCGTTGGCGGAATCTGGACAACCGTGGCTCTGTGCGTGGGTCTTCTGGGGATGTACGTCGCAGGTCGACTCTCGGATCACGGTATCCACCCGGCGATGGTGTTCCTCATCGGGGCGCTGATGCAGATACCGTTCTTGATCATGATTCCTCATGTGCACGGCATGACGACAGTCCCGCTCGTGATGGCAGTCTCTTTCTTTCACTTCTTTACCCAGCCCGTGGGAAATCAGCTCGTGGCACGATTGACACCCCCCGAGTTACGCGGAGTAGGCTTCGGCCTCTATTTCATGTTGAGCTTCGGGCTCGGCGCCAGTGGCGCGTACGTGGGGGGCTGGGTCAGCGATCGCTACGGACTCGCCGCGACGTTTACGGCGCTGGCGATTCTGGCGGTCCCCGCAGTCCTGTCGATGTTGTTGATCCGACGTTGGGCACCCGGTAGCAAAGTGTCCGCTTCCGTGTAGGTTAGCGCTCGGCTTCGTTCCACCGCGTCTTGCGTATCGACTCTCCGAAGAACAGCGCGTTCAGAAACAACCGGTTGGCGCCGAACCAATAGCCCCGGAAAGTTACGTTGTCCGCAAACAGGATCGTACGGCCGCGTCCACGATGTTCGACGCGGATTGCGATGGACTCGGCAAACCGTTCCTGATTCTTCTCGGACGCATAGCCGCTGAGTAGGGGATTAGCCGAGTAGAACGCCACGTTCTCGTATGGGTTGTCGCTGGCCGCAAAGGGTTGACGGGCACCGGATTTGAAAACGGCGACCCGTGAGTCGTCGTAACCGAAGCCCAGCGGGTGGGTCGTGTCGACATCGATCTCGAAGATCGAGCCGCCAATCTGTTCGATCGCCCGTCGTCGATCGTAATCGGAGTACGACACCCGAGCGGGTCTGGGTACGTCGGACGTCTTGTCTTCGGCTTCTTCCGTTTCAATCGCTTCGTCGGCCTTGAAGAGTTGCTTCGAGATCCAGCCTGCGGCGTTGTTTCCGGCGATCACCGTCCCGCCATCGGAGACAAACCGTCGCAACGCCGCGTGAGGCTCGTCCCCCCAACCTTCAGGCGAGCCGTCCGCGATGATCACGTGGCTGTACTCCCGCAAGCCTGCGTCGCTAAGGTCGCGACCGTCGATCATCGGCAGTTCGATCCCGAATCGAAAGTCCAGAAGGTGCCAGATCTCTCCGGCGTCGTTGGCGGAGACTCCACGCCCGGTGACCAGGAGGGGTCTTGGCAGTCGCACCGGGAAGAGTGTCGGGCTGCCGAGATCGACACC
Encoded here:
- a CDS encoding MFS transporter; translated protein: MGDSRSTVLAATSTCHGWIHVCELSVPAVLLAIQADFGVGDLEMGRVVALYTMLFGVGSLPAGLLVDRFGSRFMLLACMFGAGLSLAAMALSHDLITFTASAAVMGAALSIYHPAGTTWISHALPQSGRIFAWHGMAGNTGVALASLIVGGLGWKFGWRTAFGVLAIVSILIGFWLTTIGTTGRTHSRIGSLRAPRYAAIIALLVGIGFTGMVYRGMTTFLPKLFAQRMTDVADRGVLVGGIWTTVALCVGLLGMYVAGRLSDHGIHPAMVFLIGALMQIPFLIMIPHVHGMTTVPLVMAVSFFHFFTQPVGNQLVARLTPPELRGVGFGLYFMLSFGLGASGAYVGGWVSDRYGLAATFTALAILAVPAVLSMLLIRRWAPGSKVSASV